The Pyrenophora tritici-repentis strain M4 chromosome 8, whole genome shotgun sequence genome contains a region encoding:
- a CDS encoding Gly-zipper-OmpA multi-domain protein encodes MSNNALMRWAQSVSLATATLVQSLEPNDVQLGTPIASEKVQEHSRDSSIEQRFNLERTRSDLEEMRDKHDYLDTPLQDNDRHSNTSESQPSPSNDHARARDFVGKRLPWKIQDLRECRQNYHAEHKGGGSDRIWKSYRGDYRGGYRGGYRGGYRGGYRGGYRGGYWSGYRGGYWGGYQKTYGGSSRHSFLDADSGDPEKRNQVTDQIPHQGAPRNENNYGSDWEPSS; translated from the exons ATGAGTAACAACGCCTTGATGCGCTGGGCACAGTCTGTATCTcttgctactgctactctTGTCCAATCACTGGAGCCTAACGATGTACAACTTGGGACACCGATTGCCTCTGAGAAAGTCCAAGAGCATAGTCGCGATAGCAGCATTGAACAACGTTTTAATCTCGAGCGTACACG ATCCGATCTTGAAGAGATGCGAGACAAACACGATTATCTTGATACGCCACTACAAGACAACGACAGACACTCGAATACCTCAGAGTCGCAACCTAGCCCATCGAATGATCACGCCAGGGCAAGGGACTTTGTGGGAAAACGACTTCCTTGGAAGATTCAAGATTTACGTGAATGTCGACAGAATTACCATGCAGAGCACAAGGGCGGTGGCTCGGACCGCATCTGGAAGAGCTACCGGGGCGACTACCGGGGCGGCTACCGGGGCGGCTACCGGGGCGGCTACCGGGGCGGCTACCGGGGCGGCTACCGGGGCGGCTACTGGAGCGGCTACCGGGGCGGCTACTGGGGTGGCTACCAAAAAACTTACGGCGGAAGCTCTCGCCACAGCTTCCTAGACGCTGACTCGGGTGATCCTGAAAAACGGAATCAAGTTACGGATCAAATTCCTCACCAAGGTGCGCCTCGAAACGAGAACAACTATGGATCAGATTGGGAACCCTCTTCTTAA
- a CDS encoding HTH-Tnp-Tc5 multi-domain protein produces the protein MGDREAAIQAAISDIDAGVFLSQRAAAKAYNIPQSTISTRIRGRQSNQASHVYQQRLTPEQEDFLVQWILEEDARAFPPSHARAREMANRILRMNGDHRPVGKHWMAAFLKRNPRVASVVGRKIEAARAEGATPVQISAFLELFERTRTRLGIRAEDIWNMDETGKALGVCANTRVLASSQKKKAYHQSPENREWASVIECVSATGKKLRCSVIFKGKSLQSTWFPAIIPEWLYTASENGWTSNAIGVEWLERVFLPETALLEDRWRMLILDGHGSHISLDFLWTCKKNKVYLLFLPAHASHILQPLDLSVFSVVKRFYRQQIQALSYLDDAAPVKKERFITAYYHARERAITKRVIREGWATAVGKALATANIRAAQLETENRRLYSQLEALKPQQPRKKVRVDPNQRFADVDTIMVAVQASQLLQAQRDVNAEEKAAERTAAETAAQTLQSMCTEWQL, from the exons ATGGGCGACCGTGAAGCAGCTATACAAGCAGCTATCAGCGATATCGATGCTGGTGTTTTCCTAAGTCAGAGGGCGGCTGCAAAGGCGTACAACATCCCGCAATCCACAATCTCAACGCGCATACGCGGCAGACAAAGCAACCAAGCCAGCCACGTATACCAGCAGCGATTGACTCCAGAGCAGGAGGACTTCCTCGTACAATGGATACTCGAAGAAGATGCACGAGCTTTTCCTCCCTCCCACGCACGCGCACGAGAAATGGCGAACCGAATCCTCCGGATGAATGGGGACCACAGACCCGTAGGCAAGCATTGGATGGCTGCCTTCCTCAAGCGCAACCCACGCGTCGCATCTGTTGTAGGCCGAAAGATTGAAGCTGCTCGAGCTGAGGGAGCGACACCAGTACAGATAAGCGCGTTCCTTGAGCTCTTTGAGAGGACTCGTACGAGGCTGGGTATAAGAGCTGAGGATATATGGAATATGGATGAGACTGGGAAGGCCTTAGGTGTATGTGCCAACACTAGAGTACTCGCATCTAgtcagaagaagaaggcttACCATCAGTCTCCAGAGAACCGCGAGTGGGCGTCGGTAATCGAGTGCGTGTCGGCTACGGGCAAGAAACTTCGCTGTTCGGTCATTTTCAAAGGGAAGAGCCTACAAAGCACTTGGTTTCCAGCAATAATTCCTGAGTGGCTTTACACAGCGTCGGAGAATGGCTGGACATCGAATGCGATAGGAGTTGAGTGGTTGGAGCGGGTGTTTCTACCCGAGACAGCTCTACTAGAAGATCGTTGGAGGATGCTAATTCTCGATGGCCACGGTAGCCATATAAGTCTGGATTTTCTATGGACTTGTAAAAAGAATAAAGTCTATCTTCTGTTTCTACCTGCGCACGCTTCTCATATCTTACAGCCTCTGGATCTCTCGGTTTTCTCGGTTGTAAAGAGATTTTACCGCCAGCAAATTCAGGCTCTCTCGTACCTTGACGACGCCGCACCAGTGAAGAAAGAGCGCTTTATTACAGCTTATTATCACGCAAGAGAGCGCGCAATTACTAAGAGAGTTATCCGGGAAGGATGGGCTACTGCAG TTGGCAAGGCACTTGCTACAGCAAATATACGCGCAGCACAGTTAGAAACAGAGAACAGAAGACTCTATAGTCAACTTGAGGCTCTTAAGCCTCAACAGCCACGAAAGAAGGTTCGTGTTGACCCAAATCAACGCTTTGCAGATGTAGATACAATCATGGTTGCCGTACAGGCCTCACAGCTTCTTCAGGCACAGCGCGATGTTAATGCTGAGGAAAAGGCTGCAGAAAGAACAGCAGCTGAAACAGCAGCTCAAACGCTTCAGTCTATGTGTACAGAGTGGCAATTGTAA
- a CDS encoding Dimer-Tnp-hAT domain containing protein, whose translation MIFRCSANRGNFINNFIEPAGLTENEEDEYEAWKRSEPIAGEGVDPIKYWVELRDRHPSLSKFAIDMLSIPGSSCECERLFSELGDLLEPRRRSISPQLLAAIQCDRRWIRAGFGSGEVPVKGVISDEEMDAKYGVHKWDIS comes from the exons atgatttttaggtgtagtgc AAATCGCGGCAACTTTATCAACAactttattgagcctgcagggcttacggagaacgaggaagatgaatatgaggcttggaaacgcagcgaaccgatcgctggcgagggcgtcgaccctataaaatactgggtagaactccgcgatcgccaccctagccttagcaaatttgctatcgacatgctatcaatcccaggctcaagctgtgagtgtgagcgcttattcagcgagctgggtgacctcctcgagccccgtcggcgcagcatttctccgcaacttctagcagcaatacagtgcgatcgacgatggataagagctggatttggcagtggtgaggtgcctgtaaagggggttatcagcgatgaggagatggacgcgaaatacggtgtacataagtgggatattagctga
- a CDS encoding HTH-Tnp-Tc5 domain containing protein — MKRFYKEAFIVDWIIEEDTRSLPPSHARVREMATRILRLGGDHEPLGQRWISSFLARQPRVASIVGRSIDTLRAEAASPAQILAFLELFYRTRIELNIRVEDIWNMNETGIALGVCTNSQVVARAGKRKAYVKTPGDHEWVSILETISATGQKLRCIVIFKGQSLQTTWFPSSSVPDWLYTTSKNGWTSHEIGIEWLRCIFIPDTQPHGDQWRILILDGHGSHVDIEFMLLCRQHRIWTIYLPPHASHLLQPLISYSL, encoded by the exons ATGAAGAGGTTTTACAAG GAGGCCTTCATAGTTGACTGGATCATCGAGGAGGATACGCGTTCTTTACCTCCATCTCATGcgcgcgtacgagaaatGGCGACTCGAATACTACGACTTGGTGGCGACCACGAGCCCCTCGGTCAGCGATGGATTTCATCCTTCCTTGCGCGTCAACCTCGAGTTGCAAGTATTGTTGGACGATCGATTGACACCCTAAGAGCTGAGGCTGCGAGCCCTGCTCAGATTCTCGCATTCCTAGAGCTCTTCTACAGGACTCGAATAGAGCTGAATATCAGGGTAGAGGATATATGGAATATGAACGAGACTGGCATCGCACTAGGAGTATGTACCAACTCTCAGGTGGTCGCACGAGCTGGCAAGCGTAAAGCTTACGTCAAAACTCCAGGCGATCACGAGTGGGTATCGATACTTGAGACAATCTCAGCTACTGGGCAGAAACTCAGGTGCATAGTGATATTCAAGGGACAGAGCCTACAGACAACGTGGTTCCCGTCTAGCTCAGTTCCAGACTGGTTATATACCACCTCTAAGAATGGATGGACCTCGCATGAGATAGGAATTGAGTGGCTAAGGTGCATATTCATCCCAGACACTCAGCCTCATGGAGATCAATGGAGGATACTGATACTTGATGGACATGGGTCTCACGTCGATATTGAGTTCATGCTACTCTGCCGTCAGCATAGGATATGGACTATATACCTTCCTCCTCACGCCTCTCATCTCCTACAGCCTCTCATCTCCTACAGCCTCTAG
- a CDS encoding Asp-protease-2 multi-domain protein, whose amino-acid sequence MTEVHFVSSASIGGKPSKDFSRQLEFPGSALTRPDCWQPISTLIDTGASACFVNQSWVNQHRLDTMPVAKPIRLSLANGGEVDKLTQAVDLPVRHGSHTHNVLCYVTNIGKYDVILGMNWMDYHQPALHFGDQRSLTFAKAGCKLNCLHEGLPETVYENGVCHSHVQLVKGDYQTGDTTTKTNKDGKVTTEETMADIYLISAAAATALAAKHPDQVIWLEPRHWAKLAKPPMKTEKASA is encoded by the coding sequence ATGACGGAGGTCCACTTCGTGTCCTCCGCCTCCATCGGAGGCAAGCCTTCTAAAGACTTCAGCCGACAACTCGAGTTTCCCGGCTCCGCTCTCACGCGACCTGATTGTTGGCAACCGATTTCTACCCTTATCGACACGGGAGCCAGCGCATGCTTCGTCAATCAGTCATGGGTTAACCAACACCGCCTAGATACTATGCCTGTGGCCAAACCCATTCGATTGTCACTAGCCAACGGCGGAGAAGTGGACAAGCTTACCCAGGCCGTTGATCTGCCCGTCCGACACGGAAGCCATACGCACAACGTCCTATGCTACGTCACCAATATCGGCAAGTACGACGTTATCCTAGGCATGAATTGGATGGACTATCACCAGCCTGCCCTCCACTTTGGCGACCAGCGATCACTCACCTTCGCTAAGGCAGGGTGCAAACTTAACTGCCTCCACGAAGGACTCCCAGAGACGGTTTACGAAAACGGAGTTTGTCACAGTCACGTACAACTAGTCAAGGGAGACTACCAGACAGGCGACACCACTACTAAGACGAACAAGGATGGTAAGGTGACGACTGAGGAGACTATGGCTGATATCTACCTCATCTCCGCTGCCGCTGCAACCGCACTCGCAGCCAAACATCCTGACCAGGTCATATGGTTGGAACCCCGCCATTGGGCCAAGCTTGCGAAGCCCCCGATGAAGACCGAGAAGGCATCGGCGTAG
- a CDS encoding TolA, Membrane protein involved in colicin uptake gives MFKVDRTTLSRRHRGVQRSNAAYNEQKLLLSPQQEDELVKYTERCTRRGLPPTREMIQNFAGTVVKWEVSESWVTRFLHRHTDDLTIKWSAGIDRNRHQADSEERYKLYFDMLHSKMREHNVEARNTYNMDEKGFFVGITSRSKRVFSKAVWASKERTAAVQDGNREWITLLACVCASGDALPPALIYQGTSGLQSGWVDAVEVGKHEVFFSNSGSGWSNNDIGLAWLEQVFQRCTKQKAGRSYRLLILDGHGSHVTTDFIDFCDGNRILLAIFPPHATHSLQPLDVVLFAPLSKYYSQELDRHLQRSQALLRVTKRDFFSFFWPAWGSTMTQDNILKSFQATGVWPMDAEVILKRFYNTNSEQDEASRLGQHGDGDSWRELRKVFDAAVDNKARLEARRLEASLHSLQVQNELLHYENDGLLQAAKGQKKHKTKSKTMDLQRRKEYHGGAVFWSPRKLREARAREATKRHEAEREQLQKTHDRELKAAAKLYQKRQAAAAKVAQQHAAEERKMAKKAKAEELAAARALKKLQRDAATAQKSHDTSNTPKRKASHKAGNNTAKRRRVSRRGNGAVPAPATPPAPPKKTTRGRQIKTPTRFN, from the coding sequence ATGTTCAAAGTCGATCGAACGACGTTGTCGCGAAGACACCGCGGTGTTCAACGATCAAATGCAGCCTACAACgaacagaagctcctactcagCCCACAACAAGAGGATGAACTTGTAAAATACACAGAAAGATGCACAAGGCGAGGCTTGCCACCTACACGAGAGATGATACAAAATTTCGCCGGGACAGTAGTGAAGTGGGAGGTTTCTGAAAGCTGGGTTACGCGGTTTCTCCATCGCCACACCGACGACCTCACCATTAAATGGAGTGCCGGGATCGATCGCAACCGGCACCAGGCTGACTCTGAAGAAAGATACAAGCTCTACTTTGACATGTTGCACTCGAAGATGCGAGAGCACAACGTCGAGGCGCGCAATACgtacaatatggatgagaagggcttctttGTTGGCATCACATCACGCTCAAAGCGCGTCTTTTCGAAGGCAGTATGGGCTTCAAAAGAGCGTACAGCGGCGGTTCAAGATGGCAACAGGGAATGGATAACGCTGCTGGCTTGCGTATGCGCTTCTGGGGATGCACTGCCGCCCGCTCTCATCTACCAGGGCACCTCAGGGCTTCAATCAGGCTGGGTCGACGCCGTAGAGGTCGGTAAACACGAGGTTTTCTTCTCAAATTCAGGCTCAGGATGGAGCAACAATGATATAGGATTGGCCTGGCTTGAACAGGTGTTCCAGCGCTGTACGAAGCAGAAAGCGGGCCGCAGCTACAGGCTTctcatccttgacggccatggcAGCCATGTAACGACTGATTTCATAGATTTTTGCGACGGCAATCGCATTCTCCTCGCTATCTTCCCCCCGCACGCTACCCACAGCCTCCAGCCGCTTGATGTGGTCCTCTTCGCGCCGCTCTCGAAGTACTACTCTCAAGAACTCGACCGCCACCTTCAGCGCTCGCAAGCGCTATTGCGAGTCACAAAACGCGACTTCTTTAGCTTCTTTTGGCCTGCCTGGGGCTCTACAATGACGCAGGATAACATTTTGAAGAGTTTTCAAGCTACAGGCGTGTGGCCGATGGATGCGGAAGTTATACTCAAACGCTTCTACAACACCAACTCAGAGCAAGATGAGGCTTCAAGACTTGGGCAGCACGGCGACGGCGATAGCTGGAGAGAGCTGCGAAAAGTTTTTGACGCCGCAGTCGATAATAAGGCCAGGCTTGAAGCCCGGCGGCTTGAGGCTTCACTACACTCTCTACAGGTGCAAAACGAGCTCCTCCACTATGAAAACGACGGCCTACTGCAAGCGGCGAAGGGCCAAAAGAAGCACAAGACAAAGAGCAAGACTATGGATCTTCAACGGCGCAAAGAGTACCACGGTGGCGCTGTTTTCTGGTCTCCAAGGAAGCTCCGCGAAGCCCGCGCCCGCGAGGCGACGAAACGACATGAAGCCGAACGCGAACAACTCCAAAAAACTCACGATAGAGAGCTGAAAGCGGCGGCAAAGTTATACCAAAAGCGGCAGGCGGCGGCAGCAAAGGTGGCTCAACAACATGCCGCTGAGGAGCGCAAAATGGCAAAAAAAGCGAAGGCTGAGGAACTTGCCGCCGCGAGGGCGCTCAAAAAGCTGCAACGCGACGCTGCAACCGCACAAAAATCTCACGATACAAGCAATACACCTAAGCGAAAAGCCTCACACAAAGCCGGCAATAATACAGCAAAGCGTCGTCGTGTTAGTAGGCGTGGAAATGGTGCTGTTCCTGCACCTGCGACGCCGCCCGCACCACCCAAAAAGACGACGCGCGGTCGGCAAATCAAGACGCCAACGAGATTCAATTAA
- a CDS encoding Dimer-Tnp-hAT domain containing protein, with product MPAKRTRVNALEIATTSKRPRVAARHRGTASQPVLVDTRPFSPSPPPPPLSPRQALVAAPQAPNFEATLRESRAEETIIPPPEGSEHATVAASGAASEAVDEGFVWVEDKYDGFNWSRYPKHCKPPTSLSNRASWVYSHGYRIALRSNVAKVTWICHYCYKHKFTTVGRGIHDVSQSPSAPARHLGEDKKGHGLKPPSKRTTVAPRKETLLERALQKGCSQAVANELTNFNIQEFRLAAVTWLVENNLPLSQFESSSFRNMIQLASVEAERALWASYNSVSRYVIRLYNYLLLKVVASLSESMSKVHISFDGWTTKGGKRGYLGIVAHYVDSSGELRDLPIALPQLTGAHTGEAMAEVVMAIFKQFEITVGKLGYFVLDNAHNNNTTINTLALQMGFSTTERRLRCGPHTLNLIGQMLLWGEEKESYDNEETERVNEAENMATWRGDGPLGVLLAVINYIKTPQQYALFEKYQKLAIRDQPVNAPTEQHKIKEPVKPVVTRWNSYVSCFERAVELQLAVNGYANYHIQKIETEDAYARSRNNKLPAAPDWMRSDGINAHDWQVIAEYIDVLRPLKQATKRLEGRGKSGAFGAIAEVIPVFEYLLGVRLRNNQFNPVTLLDPLTYLVYEDRLQSYEDVIHDEHTESPEDHLAINLRAALVKAREYYNKLDLSPAYYAATILHPRYKSYLDAAWADKPDWLESSNRKFQHLWAEYKSLPKPRLRPKVRHNDIDDAINSFIEPAGLTENEEDEYEAWKRSEPIASEGVDPIKYWVGLRDRYPSLSKFAIDMLSIPGSSCECERLFSELGDLLEPRRRSISPQLLAAIQCDRRWVRAGFGSGEVPVKEAISDEEMDAKYGVHKWDIS from the exons atgccagcaaaaagaacacgcgttaatgctctagaaatcgcgacaacttcgaagcgccctagagtcgcagcgcgtcatcgcgggactgccagccaacctgtgctagtcgatactcggccattctcaccatctccacctcctccaccgctgtcgccgcgtcaagctctcgtcgccgcgccacaagcaccaaattttgaagcgaccctccgagagtcgcgcgccgaagagacaatcatcccaccacctgagggcagcgagcatgccactgttgcagcttcaggagcagctagcgaggctgtcgacgagggtttcgtatgggtagaggacaaatacgacggctttaattggagtcgctacccaaagcactgcaagccgcccacatcactttcgaaccgagcaagctgggtatacagccatggctatcgcatcgccttgcgcagcaacgtcgcaaaagtcacgtggatctgccactattgctataagcacaagttcactactgttggccgtggcatacatgacgtctcgcagtctccatcagcgccagcacgtcatctcggagaagacaagaaaggtcatggcttgaagcctccaagtaagcgcactaccgtcgctcctcggaaagaaactctcctcgaacgcgcccttcagaagggctgctctcaggctgttgccaacgagcttaccaacttcaatatacaagagtttaggcttgcggccgtcacctggctcgtcgaaaacaacctcccactctcacaattcgaatcatcgtcttttcgcaatatgatacaattagctagcgtagaggcagaacgagccctgtgggcatcttataacagcgtctcacgatacgttatacgcctgtacaactacctgttactaaaggttgtcgcaagcctttcagaatcaatgagcaaagtccatataagctttgacggatggacgacaaaaggtggcaagcgcggttacttaggtatcgtcgcccactacgttgatagctctggcgagctcagggacttgcctattgcgctcccacaactgacaggtgcccacaccggcgaggctatggctgaggtcgtgatggcaatattcaagcagttcgaaatcactgtgggcaagctcggttacttcgtcctcgacaacgcacataacaacaacaccacgatcaacactctcgccttgcagatgggcttcagcactactgagcgtcgccttcgctgcggtcctcatacgcttaatctcattggccagatgctactctggggtgaggagaaagagtcctacgacaacgaggagactgagcgcgtgaacgaagctgagaacatggctacttggcgaggcgatggaccattaggagtgcttctcgcggttatcaactacatcaaaacaccacaacagtacgctctttttgagaagtatcagaagctcgctattagggaccagcctgtcaacgcgccaacagaacagcacaaaatcaaggagcccgtcaagccagttgttactcgctggaactcttacgtttcgtgttttgagcgcgctgttgagttgcaattagcggttaatgggtacgccaactaccatattcagaagattgaaactgaagacgcgtacgcccgaagtcgtaacaacaagctgcctgcagcgccggattggatgaggtctgatgggatcaatgcccatgactggcaggtgattgctgagtatattgatgtgctcaggccactgaaacaagctacaaaacggcttgaaggccgcggcaaaagcggtgcttttggagcaatcgctgaggttattccagtatttgaatacttacttggagttagactccgcaacaatcaattcaatccggtcactctcctagacccacttacctatctag tctatgaggaccgcttgcaaagctatgaagacgtcattcacgatgagcatacagagtcacccgaagaccaccttgctatcaacctccgcgctgccctagttaaagcccgcgagtactacaacaagctcgacctctcgccagcttactatgctgctacaatccttcatcctcgctacaaaagctaccttgacgcagcgtgggcggataagcctgattggctagagagcagcaaccgcaagtttcaacatttgtgggcggagtacaaaagcttaccgaagccgcgcttacgccccaaagtcaggcacaatgatatagacgacgctatcaacagctttattgagcctgcagggcttacggagaacgaggaggatgaatatgaggcttggaaacgcagcgaaccgatcgctagcgagggcgtcgaccctataaaatactgggtaggactccgcgatcgctaccccagccttagcaaatttgctatcgacatgctatcaatcccaggctcaagctgtgagtgtgagcgcttattcagcgagctgggtgacctcctcgagccccgtcggcgcagcatttctccgcaacttctagcagcaatacagtgcgatcgacgatgggtaagagctggatttggcagtggtgaggtgcctgtaaaggaggctatcagcgatgaggagatggacgcgaaatacggtgtacataagtgggatattagctga